Proteins encoded within one genomic window of Panicum virgatum strain AP13 chromosome 1N, P.virgatum_v5, whole genome shotgun sequence:
- the LOC120654892 gene encoding glycerophosphodiester phosphodiesterase GDPDL7-like, translating into MAAMWAQKTVVIPAQRRGCHLITPKILREIEGDLSGFKCGLAHFFLQHTSASLTINENYDSDVQADTETFLNRIVPEGHNAPWKHTMEGRPPQVVARGGFSGLFPDSSQFAYQFALSTSLPDVVLFCDLQFSKDSMGMCKTGLTLDNSTTVSEIFPKMAKTYKVHGEDVHGWFSLDFTADQLIQNVTLIQNIFSRPSTFDGSMGMYTLDDVVELRPPQIWLNVQYNSFFVEHKLSTEDYILGLPKEFSLSYISSTEIDFLKNLGGKLKKSNTKLIFRFLNEDVIESSTKKTYGELLKDLKSVKEFAAGILVPKTYIWPLNKDQYLEPSTSLVKDAHALGLEVYASGFANDIVTSYNYSYDPSAEYLQFIDNPDFSVDGVLTDFPPTASGAIACLAHSKGNPLPPPGKDTRPLIITHNGASGVFAGCTDLAYQQAIKDGADIIDCAVQMSKDGVVFCMHTADLSSQTTAATAFVSKSSTVHEIQNKSGIFSFDLSWSEIQTLKPDLFSPFAQAGLKRNPKAKNAGKFLTLAQFLDTAKASNVSGILIEIEHAPYLAKRGLGVVDAVSSALTKAGYDKETKQQVFIQSDDSAVLSAFMKFKAFKRVLSIEIEISGASKPSLDDIKKVADGVRIHRSSVAQITGYFMTSFTDTVGSLQAANLTVFIGVLKNEFMNLGFDYFADPTVEIVTYSSAVMADGLVTDYPATAASYFRSPCSDMSLNLSYSILPAQPGALVHIAAPGALAPAAGPAPVLEPKDVVDPPLPPVKAMSRAEPSPGGEDANEIIDAVEVVSTTPGASFLAKVAVAIGIAATVAVISFIMKQPSTGPSFSLPQIVDASAQYDVAATIGYTFSAFGKRVIIPEYTPGWVYFCLLMAAGFGLFISEEALNVWAGISLARTLSLDGTWESLVNSFSANAPYIVSTVLWIYLGVCISDMIPFFLGKLFRKTKASENISSKIGIGKEKVLSISRAVQKYGNLIGFVERFSIGVRNPTAFLAGTLGIPADCYFAGVCCGCLFTLPIQLAVGFVLRERPVVALASVAAAVGVCTAFPYAAAACTALFLYLRRRESSS; encoded by the exons ATGGCCGCCATGTGGGCCCAGAAGACCGTCGTCATCCCCGCGCAGCGCCGCGGCTGCCACCTCATCACCCCCAAG ATTCTGAGGGAGATCGAGGGCGACCTGTCCGGGTTCAAGTGCGGGCTCGCTCATTTCTTCC TGCAGCACACAAGCGCTTCCCTGACCATCAATGAGAACTATGACTCTGATGTGCAGGCTGACACTGAAACTTTTCTTAACAGAATTGTCCCAGAG GGCCACAATGCTCCTTGGAAGCACACTATGGAAG GTCGTCCCCCTCAAGTTGTAGCTCGAGGAGGATTCTCTGGCTTGTTTCCTGACTCGAGCCAGTTTGCCTACCAGTTTGCCTTGTCGACCAGCTTGCCTGACGTTGTTCTCTTCTGCGATCTACAATTCTCAAAGGACAGCATGGGCATGTGCAAAACAGGGTTGACCCTTGACAACTCGACGACAGTCTCGGAGATCTTCCCCAAGATGGCAAAGACATATAAGGTGCACGGAGAAGATGTCCATGGCTGGTTCTCTCTAGATTTCACCGCGGACCAGCTGATTCAGAACGTCACGT TAATCCAGAACATCTTTTCTCGACCAAGCACATTTGATGGCTCCATGGGAATGTACACGCTTGATGATGTTGTTGAACTCCGCCCCCCACAAATATGGCTTAATGTACAG TACAATTCATTCTTTGTGGAGCACAAATTAAGTACTGAAGATTACATACTAGGATTACCAAAAGAATTTAGCCTCTCTTACATCTCCTCGACAGAGATTGATTTCTTGAAAAACCTGGGTGGGAAACTCAAGAAGAGCAACACAAAGCTCATCTTCCGGTTCCTCAACGAAGATGTCATCGAGTCTTCAACTAAGAAGACGTATGGGGAGCTCCTGAAAGACCTGAAGTCCGTTAAGGAATTTGCAGCCGGGATTCTTGTCCCCAAGACTTACATCTGGCCACTGAACAAGGATCAGTACCTGGAACCATCTACAAGTTTGGTCAAAGATGCGCATGCCCTGGGGCTGGAAGTCTACGCGTCTGGATTTGCCAATGATATCGTTACGAGCTACAACTACAGCTATGATCCCAGTGCAGAGTACTTGCAGTTCATAGACAACCCAGACTTCTCTGTTGACGGTGTGCTCACGGACTTCCCGCCCACCGCATCAGGAGCTATTG cttGCTTGGCTCATTCTAAGGGCAATCCTCTACCACCTCCTGGAA AGGACACCAGGCCGCTGATCATCACCCACAATGGGGCGAGCGGTGTCTTTGCCGGGTGCACAGATCTCGCCTACCAGCAAGCAATCAAAGATGGCGCCGACATCATAGATTGCGCCGTTCAGATGTCAAAAGACGGAGTGGTCTTCTGCATGCACACTGCCGATCTCTCCTCCCAGACGACCGCGGCCACCGCTTTCGTGTCCAAAAGCTCCACTGTTCATGAGATTCAGAACAAGTCTGGCATTTTCTCGTTCGATCTGTCATGGAGTGAGATCCAAACCTTGAAGC CCGACCTGTTCTCTCCGTTTGCTCAGGCAGGCCTGAAAAGAAACCCTAAAGCCAAGAATGCCGGCAAGTTCTTGACTTTGGCCCAATTCTTAGACACGGCCAAGGCCAGCAACGTCTCCGGTATACTGATCGAAATAGAG CATGCCCCGTACCTCGCGAAGAGAGGGCTCGGCGTGGTGGACGCGGTGTCCAGCGCGCTCACCAAGGCCGGCTACGACAAGGAGACCAAGCAGCAGGTGTTCATCCAGTCCGACGACTCGGCGGTGCTCTCGGCGTTCATGAAGTTCAAAGCGTTCAAGCGGGTGCTCAGCATCGAGATCGAGATCAGCGGCGCCTCCAAGCCGTCGCTGGACGACATCAAGAAAGTCGCGGACGGGGTGAGGATCCACCGGAGCTCGGTGGCGCAGATCACTGGCTACTTCATGACGTCCTTCACCGACACCGTCGGCAGCCTGCAGGCCGCCAACCTCACCGTGTTCATCGGCGTGCTCAAGAACGAGTTCATGAACCTTGGGTTCGACTACTTCGCTGACCCGACCGTCGAGATCGTCACTTACTCCTCGGCAGTGATGGCCGATGGGCTCGTCACCGACTACCCTGCCACTGCAGCTTCATACTTCA GGAGTCCATGCAGCGACATGAGCCTGAACCTGAGCTACTCGATCCTGCCAGCACAACCTGGCGCTCTGGTCCACATCGCCGCCCCTGGGGCGCTGGCACCGGCGGCAGGGCCGGCACCGGTGCTCGAGCCCAAGGACGTCGTGGACCCTCCGCTTCCCCCTGTCAAAGCT A TGTCCAGGGCAGAACCTTCTCCAGGTGGGGAAGATGCAAATGAGATCATTGATGCAGTGGAAGTAGTATCTACCACCCCAGGCGCTTCGTTCCTTGCAAAAGTGGCAGTTGCTATCGGTATTGCGGCCACGGTTGCTGTGATTTCATTCATAATGAAGCAGCCTTCAACAGGCCCATCTTTCAGTCTGCCACAAATAGTTGATGCTTCCGCGCAGTATGATGTAGCAGCGACCATTGGGTATACATTTTCTGCATTTGGGAAGAGAGTCATAATTCCGGAGTACACACCAGG GTGGGTTTACTTTTGTTTGCTTATGGCTGCTGGATTTGGACTGTTTATCAGTGAAGAAGCTTTAAATGTTTGG GCTGGAATTTCTTTAGCACGTACACTTTCCTTGGATGGAACCTGGGAATCTCTTGTTAATTCGTTCTCGGCGAATGCACCTTATATAGTTTCCACAGTGCTATGGATTTACTT GGGCGTTTGTATCAGCGATATGATCCCATTCTTTCTGGGGAAGCTTTTTAGGAAAACTAAAGCATCTGAAAACATAAGCAGCAAG ATTGGAATTGGCAAGGAGAAAGTACTAAGCATATCACGAGCAGTACAAAAGTACGGGAACCTAATTGGCTTCG TTGAGAGATTTTCAATCGGTGTACGGAACCCCACAGCATTTCTAGCTGGCACATTG GGTATCCCAGCAGACTGCTACTTCGCAGGAGTTTGTTGCGGTTGCCTATTTACTCTTCCTATTCAG CTAGCAGTTGGGTTCGTCCTCCGAGAGCGGCCTGTCGTCGCGCTAGCAAGCGTCGCAGCCGCCGTG GGCGTCTGCACAGCGTTCCCttacgccgccgcggcgtgcaCGGCGCTGTTCCTCTACCTCCGCCGGCGCGAGTCCAGCAGCTGA
- the LOC120654894 gene encoding protein TIC 21, chloroplastic-like isoform X1 has translation MQALLLPARPAPPPAAAAVMPSAYASQARCSLLGAAGRLSLGVRGCARRPRTVAAAPSSSSSSPGPLYPTPPPTEQEVERVKLEQVMRRLEKTARYFKNLGTFGFWSQLVCTIVSAGILSFSTVVTGKVTAPFTFYATAAGIAAAFISVFWSFGYIRLSERLRRTAKEPDKAPPRADVVKSLKNGIVLNILGMGATVLGMQATVGALVAKALTTSSVPYYQASQSPVLALDVFLVQASANTILSHFLGLASSLELLRSVSLPPPAEAAPAPAAAPARA, from the exons ATGCAGGCGCTGCTACTCCCCgcgcggcccgcgccgccgccggcggcggcggcggtgatgcCGTCCGCGTATGCGTCGCAGGCCCGCTGCTCTCTACTCGGCGCCGCCGGTCGCCTCAGCTTGGGGGTCCGCGGATGCGCCCGGCGGCCCCGcacagtggcggcggcgccgtcctcgtcctcgtcctcgccggGACCACTCTACCCGACGCCTCCACCCACCGAGCAGGAGGTGGAGCGGGTGAAGCTCGAGCAG GTTATGAGGAGACTAGAGAAAACAGCAAGGTATTTCAAGAATTTGGGTACCTTTGGGTTCTGGTCCCAGTTGGTGTGCACAATTGTTTCTGCTGGAATTTTGTCCTTCTCTACTGTTGTGACTGGGAAGGTGACTGCACCCTTTACATTCTACGCAACTGCTGCTGGTATTGCTGCTGCTTTTATTTCAGTCTTCTGGTCATTTGGTTATATTCGTCTCTCTGAAAGACTTAGAAGAACAGCAAAAGAACCTGATAAG GCTCCTCCACGCGCCGATGTTGTTAAGAGTCTAAAAAATGGCATTGTGCTTAATATTCTCGGGATGGGTGCTACTGTTCTGGGGATGCAGGCAACTGTTGGTGCTTTGGTAGCAAAAGCTCTCACAACCTCTTCAGTACCCTATTATCAGGCTAGCCAAAGCCCCGTTTTGGCTCTGGATGTTTTCCTAGTCCAG GCCTCGGCGAACACCATCCTGTCGCACTTCCTGGGGCTAGCGAGCTCCCTGGAGCTGCTGCGCTCGGTGTCACTGCCGCCCCCAGCAGAAGCCGCCCCAGCCCCTGCGGCTGCCCCTGCACGGGCCTGA
- the LOC120654894 gene encoding protein TIC 21, chloroplastic-like isoform X2, whose amino-acid sequence MQALLLPARPAPPPAAAAVMPSAYASQARCSLLGAAGRLSLGVRGCARRPRTVAAAPSSSSSSPGPLYPTPPPTEQEVERVKLEQVMRRLEKTARYFKNLGTFGFWSQLVCTIVSAGILSFSTVVTGKVTAPFTFYATAAGIAAAFISVFWSFGYIRLSERLRRTAKEPDKAPPRADVVKSLKNGIVLNILGMGATVLGMQATVGALVAKALTTSSVPYYQASQSPVLALDVFLVQHYLKQHCDLDFLTTTLHFT is encoded by the exons ATGCAGGCGCTGCTACTCCCCgcgcggcccgcgccgccgccggcggcggcggcggtgatgcCGTCCGCGTATGCGTCGCAGGCCCGCTGCTCTCTACTCGGCGCCGCCGGTCGCCTCAGCTTGGGGGTCCGCGGATGCGCCCGGCGGCCCCGcacagtggcggcggcgccgtcctcgtcctcgtcctcgccggGACCACTCTACCCGACGCCTCCACCCACCGAGCAGGAGGTGGAGCGGGTGAAGCTCGAGCAG GTTATGAGGAGACTAGAGAAAACAGCAAGGTATTTCAAGAATTTGGGTACCTTTGGGTTCTGGTCCCAGTTGGTGTGCACAATTGTTTCTGCTGGAATTTTGTCCTTCTCTACTGTTGTGACTGGGAAGGTGACTGCACCCTTTACATTCTACGCAACTGCTGCTGGTATTGCTGCTGCTTTTATTTCAGTCTTCTGGTCATTTGGTTATATTCGTCTCTCTGAAAGACTTAGAAGAACAGCAAAAGAACCTGATAAG GCTCCTCCACGCGCCGATGTTGTTAAGAGTCTAAAAAATGGCATTGTGCTTAATATTCTCGGGATGGGTGCTACTGTTCTGGGGATGCAGGCAACTGTTGGTGCTTTGGTAGCAAAAGCTCTCACAACCTCTTCAGTACCCTATTATCAGGCTAGCCAAAGCCCCGTTTTGGCTCTGGATGTTTTCCTAGTCCAG CATTACCTTAAGCAGCATTGTGACCTTGATTTCCTTACTACGACACTTCATTTTACCTGA